Proteins co-encoded in one Populus trichocarpa isolate Nisqually-1 chromosome 10, P.trichocarpa_v4.1, whole genome shotgun sequence genomic window:
- the LOC7458661 gene encoding mRNA-decapping enzyme subunit 2 isoform X1 produces MSGLNRFSSVPFKNGGLPPQELLDDLCSRLVLNVPKEDQQSFERILFLVENAHWFYEDNSVEKNPSLKSFTLKEFTSLMFNSCDVLRPYVAHIDDIFKDFTSYKVKVPVTGAIILDETFERCLLVKGWKGTSWSFPRGKKNKDEEDHACAIREVLEETGFDVSNLLNKDDYIEEMFGQQRVRLYIIAGVKYDTAFAPLTKKEISEIAWQRLDELQSASDEVISRSITGLKLYMVAPFLVSLKSWILSHQPPAAPRPDMPLKATCVWKAKNTSLGSGTVITESHLTKPVFDAHPLDMGPGKSFRNFRFDTAAILQAMESGISQRFDMT; encoded by the exons ATGTCCGGCCTGAATCGATTTAGTAGCGTTCCGTTTAAGAACGGCGGTCTTCCTCCACAAGAACTCCTCGACGATCTCTGCAGTAGGCTTGTTCTAAATGTGCCAAAAGAAGACCAGCAATCGTTCGAGAGAATTCTATTTCTGGTCGAGAACGCGCATTGGTTCTATGAAGATAATTCTGTCGAGAAAAATCCCTCATTAAAGTCCTTCACCTTGAAGGAATTCACTTCTTTaa TGTTTAACAGTTGTGATGTTTTAAGACCGTATGTTGctcatattgatgatatttttaaggATTTTACTTCTTACAAAGTTAAAGTTCCGGTGACCGGTGCGATTATTTTGGATGAGACTTTTGAACGG TGCTTGCTAGTGAAGGGATGGAAAGGGACGAGCTGGAGTTTCCCAaggggaaaaaagaacaaagatgaGGAAGACCATGCTTGTGCTATCCGAGAA GTGCTGGAGGAAACTGGCTTTGATGTTTCAAATCTTCTTAACAAAGATGACTACATTGAAGAGATGTTTGGACAGCAGAGGGTGCGGCTTTACATAATTGCTGGTGTGAAGTATGATACTGCCTTTGCACCTCTTACGAAAAAGGAGATCAGT GAAATTGCATGGCAGCGGCTTGATGAACTTCAGTCAGCAAGTGACGAAGTAATATCTCGCAGCATCACTGGCCTCAAGCTTTACATGGTTGCTCCGTTTTTAGT GTCTTTGAAATCGTGGATTTTGTCACACCAGCCCCCTGCAGCCCCAAGACCTGATATGCCTCTCAAAG CTACGTGTGTGTGGAAAGCGAAGAACACTTCTTTAGGGAGCGGCACAGTGATAACAGAGAGCCATTTAACTAAGCCTGTATTTGATGCTCATCCTCTTGACATGGGCCCTGGCAAGAGCTTCAgaaattttagatttgataCTGCTGCAATCTTGCAAGCGATGGAATCTGG GATCTCTCAGAGATTTGATATGACATAA
- the LOC7458661 gene encoding mRNA-decapping enzyme subunit 2 isoform X3, translating into MSGLNRFSSVPFKNGGLPPQELLDDLCSRLVLNVPKEDQQSFERILFLVENAHWFYEDNSVEKNPSLKSFTLKEFTSLMFNSCDVLRPYVAHIDDIFKDFTSYKVKVPVTGAIILDETFERCLLVKGWKGTSWSFPRGKKNKDEEDHACAIREVLEETGFDVSNLLNKDDYIEEMFGQQRVRLYIIAGVKYDTAFAPLTKKEISEIAWQRLDELQSASDEVISRSITGLKLYMVAPFLVSLKSWILSHQPPAAPRPDMPLKGSLRDLI; encoded by the exons ATGTCCGGCCTGAATCGATTTAGTAGCGTTCCGTTTAAGAACGGCGGTCTTCCTCCACAAGAACTCCTCGACGATCTCTGCAGTAGGCTTGTTCTAAATGTGCCAAAAGAAGACCAGCAATCGTTCGAGAGAATTCTATTTCTGGTCGAGAACGCGCATTGGTTCTATGAAGATAATTCTGTCGAGAAAAATCCCTCATTAAAGTCCTTCACCTTGAAGGAATTCACTTCTTTaa TGTTTAACAGTTGTGATGTTTTAAGACCGTATGTTGctcatattgatgatatttttaaggATTTTACTTCTTACAAAGTTAAAGTTCCGGTGACCGGTGCGATTATTTTGGATGAGACTTTTGAACGG TGCTTGCTAGTGAAGGGATGGAAAGGGACGAGCTGGAGTTTCCCAaggggaaaaaagaacaaagatgaGGAAGACCATGCTTGTGCTATCCGAGAA GTGCTGGAGGAAACTGGCTTTGATGTTTCAAATCTTCTTAACAAAGATGACTACATTGAAGAGATGTTTGGACAGCAGAGGGTGCGGCTTTACATAATTGCTGGTGTGAAGTATGATACTGCCTTTGCACCTCTTACGAAAAAGGAGATCAGT GAAATTGCATGGCAGCGGCTTGATGAACTTCAGTCAGCAAGTGACGAAGTAATATCTCGCAGCATCACTGGCCTCAAGCTTTACATGGTTGCTCCGTTTTTAGT GTCTTTGAAATCGTGGATTTTGTCACACCAGCCCCCTGCAGCCCCAAGACCTGATATGCCTCTCAAAG GATCTCTCAGAGATTTGATATGA
- the LOC7458661 gene encoding mRNA-decapping enzyme subunit 2 isoform X2: MSGLNRFSSVPFKNGGLPPQELLDDLCSRLVLNVPKEDQQSFERILFLVENAHWFYEDNSVEKNPSLKSFTLKEFTSLMFNSCDVLRPYVAHIDDIFKDFTSYKVKVPVTGAIILDETFERCLLVKGWKGTSWSFPRGKKNKDEEDHACAIREVLEETGFDVSNLLNKDDYIEEMFGQQRVRLYIIAGVKYDTAFAPLTKKEISEIAWQRLDELQSASDEVISRSITGLKLYMVAPFLVSLKSWILSHQPPAAPRPDMPLKATCVWKAKNTSLGSGTVITESHLTKPVFDAHPLDMGPGKSFRNFRFDTAAILQAMESGFSA, translated from the exons ATGTCCGGCCTGAATCGATTTAGTAGCGTTCCGTTTAAGAACGGCGGTCTTCCTCCACAAGAACTCCTCGACGATCTCTGCAGTAGGCTTGTTCTAAATGTGCCAAAAGAAGACCAGCAATCGTTCGAGAGAATTCTATTTCTGGTCGAGAACGCGCATTGGTTCTATGAAGATAATTCTGTCGAGAAAAATCCCTCATTAAAGTCCTTCACCTTGAAGGAATTCACTTCTTTaa TGTTTAACAGTTGTGATGTTTTAAGACCGTATGTTGctcatattgatgatatttttaaggATTTTACTTCTTACAAAGTTAAAGTTCCGGTGACCGGTGCGATTATTTTGGATGAGACTTTTGAACGG TGCTTGCTAGTGAAGGGATGGAAAGGGACGAGCTGGAGTTTCCCAaggggaaaaaagaacaaagatgaGGAAGACCATGCTTGTGCTATCCGAGAA GTGCTGGAGGAAACTGGCTTTGATGTTTCAAATCTTCTTAACAAAGATGACTACATTGAAGAGATGTTTGGACAGCAGAGGGTGCGGCTTTACATAATTGCTGGTGTGAAGTATGATACTGCCTTTGCACCTCTTACGAAAAAGGAGATCAGT GAAATTGCATGGCAGCGGCTTGATGAACTTCAGTCAGCAAGTGACGAAGTAATATCTCGCAGCATCACTGGCCTCAAGCTTTACATGGTTGCTCCGTTTTTAGT GTCTTTGAAATCGTGGATTTTGTCACACCAGCCCCCTGCAGCCCCAAGACCTGATATGCCTCTCAAAG CTACGTGTGTGTGGAAAGCGAAGAACACTTCTTTAGGGAGCGGCACAGTGATAACAGAGAGCCATTTAACTAAGCCTGTATTTGATGCTCATCCTCTTGACATGGGCCCTGGCAAGAGCTTCAgaaattttagatttgataCTGCTGCAATCTTGCAAGCGATGGAATCTGGGTTTTCTGCTTAA
- the LOC7458662 gene encoding uncharacterized protein LOC7458662, producing MRSIQLGFSVSPSSINNNLLNFNFKKQSFFTPTRVSHHQYSLPTTGLCSRASQVVELFPTVSPGIVVREARLEDCWEVAETHCSSFFPDYSFPLHFVLRVDRLVAMLSGFTIPNGCRRTCLVAVIGSTGDQTFYIGSEDFKIGGSDGNFSLNRGYIAGILTVDTVANFLPRKGPLRQRRTGIAYISNVAVRERFRQKGIGKRLVAKAEAQARNWGCRSIALHCDSNNPGATKLYKGQGFKSIKVPEGANWPHPKTSPDIKFNFMMKLVNTPITT from the exons ATGCGGTCCATACAGCTGGGATTCTCAGTATCTCCCTCATCTATTAACAACAACCttcttaatttcaatttcaagaaacaatctttttttactCCTACAAGGGTTTCTCATCATCAATACTCTCTCCCCACAACAG GACTATGCAGCAGAGCGAGTCAAGTGGTTGAATTGTTCCCTACTGTATCTCCAGGGATAGTTGTAAGGGAAGCAAGATTAGAAGATTGCTGGGAAGTGGCTGAGACTCACTGCAGTTCCTTCTTTCCTGATTATTCCTTCCCTCTACATTTTGTGCTAAGGGTTGACAGGCTGGTAGCAATGCTATCAGGATTCACTATACCAAATGGCTGCAGAAGAACTTGTCTGGTTGCTGTCATTGGTAGCACAGGTGATCAAACTTTCTATATTGGAAGTGAAGATTTCAAAATTGGAGGTTCTGATGGGAATTTCAGTCTTAATCGAGGCTATATTGCTGGGATATTGACCGTGGACACTGTTGCTAATTTTCTCCCAAGGAAAGGCCCACTCAGGCAGAGAAG GACTGGAATTGCATATATATCGAATGTTGCTGTTCGGGAGAGATTTCGCCAGAAGGGGATAGGTAAAAGGCTCGTAGCAAAGGCAGAGGCTCAAGCTAGGAACTGGGGCTGCCGTTCCATTGCTTTGCACTGTGATTCGAATAATCCTGGAGCCACCAAACTGTACAAGGGGCAGGGTTTCAAAAGTATCAAGGTACCAGAAGGTGCAAACTGGCCGCACCCCAAAACCTCTCCAGATATCAAATTCAACTTCATGATGAAGCTTGTAAACACCCCAATCACAACATAG
- the LOC7468417 gene encoding uncharacterized protein LOC7468417 isoform X1, whose translation MAAIVVNVIVAKNRLSGTNEYYSYQSGRDCCSAAAAPYNHHRNLLPFHGGKNLLAWRSGISSMHLPKYQTAFVKRPPIYYCNAASSTTAVPYLDKVDFMKLQNGSDIRGVAVPGVEGEPVTLTEPVTEAIAAAFSAWLSEKKKVDASKPLKVSVGHDSRISAQVLQDAVTRGVASAGLDVVQYGLASTPAMFNSTLTEDEAFLCPVDGAIMITASHLPYNRNGFKFFTNAGGLGKADIKNILERAVDIYNSFTDEGLMKSKRKASEFLKRVDYMTLYTSDLVKAVRKAAGNIEKPLEGFHIVVDAGNGAGGFFAEKVLQPLGAITSGSQFLEPDGMFPNHIPNPEDKTAMKAITQAVLENKADLGIIFDTDVDRSAVVDSTAREFNRNRLIALMSAIVLEEHPGTTIVTDSVTSDGLTTFIENKLGGKHHRFKRGYKNVIDEAVRLNSVGEESHLAIETSGHGALKENHWLDDGAYLMVKVLNKLASARASGIAGGSKVLTDLVEGLQEPRVAVELRLKIDQNHPDLKGGSFREYGEAVLKLLENHVESDPKLQKAPVNYEGVRVSGLGGWFLLRLSLHDPVLPLNIEASSHEDAVKLGLAVASAVKMYPALDTSALDKFLQTS comes from the exons ATGGCAG CGATTGTTGTAAATGTAATTGTAGCAAAGAATAGGCTGTCGGGGACCAATGAATACTACTCCTACCAAAGTGGTAGGGACTGTTGTTCCGCGGCGGCGGCCCCTTATAACCACCACCGCAACTTGCTTCCCTTTCATGGAGGGAAGAATTTATTGGCATGGAGGAGTGGCATATCTTCCATGCATTTACCAAAATACCAGACTGCTTTTGTTAAACGACCACCCATTTACTACTGCAATG CTGCTTCATCTACGACCGCGGTGCCATATCTCGATAAGGTTGATTTTATGAAGCTTCAAAATGGCAG TGATATTCGAGGTGTGGCTGTTCCTGGGGTCGAGGGAGAACCTGTTACCCTCACTGAACCAGTTACGGAAGCAATAGCAGCAGCCTTTTCTGCCTGGTTatcggaaaagaaaaaagttgatgCATCCAAACCTCTGAAGGTGTCTGTAGGTCACGATTCCCGCATATCTGCACAGGTGTTGCAG GATGCGGTTACTCGAGGTGTTGCCAGCGCAGGCCTGGATGTTGTTCAATATGG ATTGGCATCCACCCCTGCAATGTTTAATAGCACACTAACCGAAGATGAGGCATTTTTATGTCCAGTTGATGGGGCTATAATGATAACAG CTAGTCATCTTCCTTACAACAGGAACGGGTTCAAATTCTTCACAAATGCTGGAGGGCTTGGGAAGGCTgacattaaaaacattttagagCGCGCTGTGGACATATATAATAGTTTTACAGATGAAGGTTTAATGAAATCAAAAAGGAAAGCTTCTGAATTCTTAAAAAGAGTTGATTACATGACTCTGTATACATCTGATCTTGTAAAGGCAGTCCGTAAAGCTGCAGGAAATATAG AGAAGCCACTGGAGGGATTCCATATTGTTGTTGATGCGGGAAATGGAGCAGGAGGATTTTTTGCT GAAAAAGTTCTTCAGCCTTTGGGAGCTATCACTTCTGGCAGCCAGTTCTTGGAACCAGATG GTATGTTTCCAAATCATATCCCTAATCCAGAGGACAAGACAGCAATGAAAGCTATCACCCAGGCAGTCCTTGAGAACAAGGCTGATTTGGGGATCATATTTGATACTGATGTTGACAG ATCTGCTGTTGTGGATTCCACTGCTCGTGAGTTCAACCGGAATCGGCTGATTGCCTTGATGTCTGCCATTGTTCTAGAGGAA CATCCAGGAACAACTATTGTTACAGACAGTGTGACTTCCGATGGCCTTACTacatttattgaaaataaacttG GGGGAAAGCACCATCGATTCAAAAGAGGCTATAAAAATGTCATCGATGAGGCTGTTCGTTTG AACTCTGTTGGTGAGGAATCACATCTGGCTATTGAAACCAGTGGCCATGGAGCTCTCAAGGAAAACCACTGGCTTGATGATGGAGCATACCTCATG GTTAAAGTTCTAAATAAACTGGCTTCAGCCAGAGCTTCTGGTATTGCTGGAGGCAGCAAAGTTTTGACTGACCTGGTAGAGGGTCTGCAGGAACCAAGAGTTGCTGTGGAATTGAGACTGAAAATCGATCAGAATCATCCAGATCTTAAAGGAGG ATCTTTCCGAGAATATGGAGAGGCAGTGCTGAAACTTTTGGAGAACCATGTAGAGTCAGATCCAAAGCTTCAGAAAGCTCCTGTTAATTATGAAGGG GTTCGAGTTTCTGGTTTAGGTGGGTGGTTCCTTCTAAGACTCTCACTTCATGATCCTGTTCTTCCCCTTAACATTGAG GCATCTAGCCATGAAGATGCGGTGAAGCTTGGACTTGCTGTGGCTTCCGCTGTCAAGATGTACCCTGCTTTGGATACTTCTGCCTTGGATAAATTTCTCCAAACATCATAA
- the LOC7468417 gene encoding uncharacterized protein LOC7468417 isoform X3 — MAAIVVNVIVAKNRLSGTNEYYSYQSGRDCCSAAAAPYNHHRNLLPFHGGKNLLAWRSGISSMHLPKYQTAFVKRPPIYYCNAASSTTAVPYLDKVDFMKLQNGRLASTPAMFNSTLTEDEAFLCPVDGAIMITASHLPYNRNGFKFFTNAGGLGKADIKNILERAVDIYNSFTDEGLMKSKRKASEFLKRVDYMTLYTSDLVKAVRKAAGNIEKPLEGFHIVVDAGNGAGGFFAEKVLQPLGAITSGSQFLEPDGMFPNHIPNPEDKTAMKAITQAVLENKADLGIIFDTDVDRSAVVDSTAREFNRNRLIALMSAIVLEEHPGTTIVTDSVTSDGLTTFIENKLGGKHHRFKRGYKNVIDEAVRLNSVGEESHLAIETSGHGALKENHWLDDGAYLMVKVLNKLASARASGIAGGSKVLTDLVEGLQEPRVAVELRLKIDQNHPDLKGGSFREYGEAVLKLLENHVESDPKLQKAPVNYEGVRVSGLGGWFLLRLSLHDPVLPLNIEASSHEDAVKLGLAVASAVKMYPALDTSALDKFLQTS; from the exons ATGGCAG CGATTGTTGTAAATGTAATTGTAGCAAAGAATAGGCTGTCGGGGACCAATGAATACTACTCCTACCAAAGTGGTAGGGACTGTTGTTCCGCGGCGGCGGCCCCTTATAACCACCACCGCAACTTGCTTCCCTTTCATGGAGGGAAGAATTTATTGGCATGGAGGAGTGGCATATCTTCCATGCATTTACCAAAATACCAGACTGCTTTTGTTAAACGACCACCCATTTACTACTGCAATG CTGCTTCATCTACGACCGCGGTGCCATATCTCGATAAGGTTGATTTTATGAAGCTTCAAAATGGCAG ATTGGCATCCACCCCTGCAATGTTTAATAGCACACTAACCGAAGATGAGGCATTTTTATGTCCAGTTGATGGGGCTATAATGATAACAG CTAGTCATCTTCCTTACAACAGGAACGGGTTCAAATTCTTCACAAATGCTGGAGGGCTTGGGAAGGCTgacattaaaaacattttagagCGCGCTGTGGACATATATAATAGTTTTACAGATGAAGGTTTAATGAAATCAAAAAGGAAAGCTTCTGAATTCTTAAAAAGAGTTGATTACATGACTCTGTATACATCTGATCTTGTAAAGGCAGTCCGTAAAGCTGCAGGAAATATAG AGAAGCCACTGGAGGGATTCCATATTGTTGTTGATGCGGGAAATGGAGCAGGAGGATTTTTTGCT GAAAAAGTTCTTCAGCCTTTGGGAGCTATCACTTCTGGCAGCCAGTTCTTGGAACCAGATG GTATGTTTCCAAATCATATCCCTAATCCAGAGGACAAGACAGCAATGAAAGCTATCACCCAGGCAGTCCTTGAGAACAAGGCTGATTTGGGGATCATATTTGATACTGATGTTGACAG ATCTGCTGTTGTGGATTCCACTGCTCGTGAGTTCAACCGGAATCGGCTGATTGCCTTGATGTCTGCCATTGTTCTAGAGGAA CATCCAGGAACAACTATTGTTACAGACAGTGTGACTTCCGATGGCCTTACTacatttattgaaaataaacttG GGGGAAAGCACCATCGATTCAAAAGAGGCTATAAAAATGTCATCGATGAGGCTGTTCGTTTG AACTCTGTTGGTGAGGAATCACATCTGGCTATTGAAACCAGTGGCCATGGAGCTCTCAAGGAAAACCACTGGCTTGATGATGGAGCATACCTCATG GTTAAAGTTCTAAATAAACTGGCTTCAGCCAGAGCTTCTGGTATTGCTGGAGGCAGCAAAGTTTTGACTGACCTGGTAGAGGGTCTGCAGGAACCAAGAGTTGCTGTGGAATTGAGACTGAAAATCGATCAGAATCATCCAGATCTTAAAGGAGG ATCTTTCCGAGAATATGGAGAGGCAGTGCTGAAACTTTTGGAGAACCATGTAGAGTCAGATCCAAAGCTTCAGAAAGCTCCTGTTAATTATGAAGGG GTTCGAGTTTCTGGTTTAGGTGGGTGGTTCCTTCTAAGACTCTCACTTCATGATCCTGTTCTTCCCCTTAACATTGAG GCATCTAGCCATGAAGATGCGGTGAAGCTTGGACTTGCTGTGGCTTCCGCTGTCAAGATGTACCCTGCTTTGGATACTTCTGCCTTGGATAAATTTCTCCAAACATCATAA
- the LOC7468417 gene encoding uncharacterized protein LOC7468417 isoform X4 encodes MAAASSTTAVPYLDKVDFMKLQNGSDIRGVAVPGVEGEPVTLTEPVTEAIAAAFSAWLSEKKKVDASKPLKVSVGHDSRISAQVLQDAVTRGVASAGLDVVQYGLASTPAMFNSTLTEDEAFLCPVDGAIMITASHLPYNRNGFKFFTNAGGLGKADIKNILERAVDIYNSFTDEGLMKSKRKASEFLKRVDYMTLYTSDLVKAVRKAAGNIEKPLEGFHIVVDAGNGAGGFFAEKVLQPLGAITSGSQFLEPDGMFPNHIPNPEDKTAMKAITQAVLENKADLGIIFDTDVDRSAVVDSTAREFNRNRLIALMSAIVLEEHPGTTIVTDSVTSDGLTTFIENKLGGKHHRFKRGYKNVIDEAVRLNSVGEESHLAIETSGHGALKENHWLDDGAYLMVKVLNKLASARASGIAGGSKVLTDLVEGLQEPRVAVELRLKIDQNHPDLKGGSFREYGEAVLKLLENHVESDPKLQKAPVNYEGVRVSGLGGWFLLRLSLHDPVLPLNIEASSHEDAVKLGLAVASAVKMYPALDTSALDKFLQTS; translated from the exons ATGGCAG CTGCTTCATCTACGACCGCGGTGCCATATCTCGATAAGGTTGATTTTATGAAGCTTCAAAATGGCAG TGATATTCGAGGTGTGGCTGTTCCTGGGGTCGAGGGAGAACCTGTTACCCTCACTGAACCAGTTACGGAAGCAATAGCAGCAGCCTTTTCTGCCTGGTTatcggaaaagaaaaaagttgatgCATCCAAACCTCTGAAGGTGTCTGTAGGTCACGATTCCCGCATATCTGCACAGGTGTTGCAG GATGCGGTTACTCGAGGTGTTGCCAGCGCAGGCCTGGATGTTGTTCAATATGG ATTGGCATCCACCCCTGCAATGTTTAATAGCACACTAACCGAAGATGAGGCATTTTTATGTCCAGTTGATGGGGCTATAATGATAACAG CTAGTCATCTTCCTTACAACAGGAACGGGTTCAAATTCTTCACAAATGCTGGAGGGCTTGGGAAGGCTgacattaaaaacattttagagCGCGCTGTGGACATATATAATAGTTTTACAGATGAAGGTTTAATGAAATCAAAAAGGAAAGCTTCTGAATTCTTAAAAAGAGTTGATTACATGACTCTGTATACATCTGATCTTGTAAAGGCAGTCCGTAAAGCTGCAGGAAATATAG AGAAGCCACTGGAGGGATTCCATATTGTTGTTGATGCGGGAAATGGAGCAGGAGGATTTTTTGCT GAAAAAGTTCTTCAGCCTTTGGGAGCTATCACTTCTGGCAGCCAGTTCTTGGAACCAGATG GTATGTTTCCAAATCATATCCCTAATCCAGAGGACAAGACAGCAATGAAAGCTATCACCCAGGCAGTCCTTGAGAACAAGGCTGATTTGGGGATCATATTTGATACTGATGTTGACAG ATCTGCTGTTGTGGATTCCACTGCTCGTGAGTTCAACCGGAATCGGCTGATTGCCTTGATGTCTGCCATTGTTCTAGAGGAA CATCCAGGAACAACTATTGTTACAGACAGTGTGACTTCCGATGGCCTTACTacatttattgaaaataaacttG GGGGAAAGCACCATCGATTCAAAAGAGGCTATAAAAATGTCATCGATGAGGCTGTTCGTTTG AACTCTGTTGGTGAGGAATCACATCTGGCTATTGAAACCAGTGGCCATGGAGCTCTCAAGGAAAACCACTGGCTTGATGATGGAGCATACCTCATG GTTAAAGTTCTAAATAAACTGGCTTCAGCCAGAGCTTCTGGTATTGCTGGAGGCAGCAAAGTTTTGACTGACCTGGTAGAGGGTCTGCAGGAACCAAGAGTTGCTGTGGAATTGAGACTGAAAATCGATCAGAATCATCCAGATCTTAAAGGAGG ATCTTTCCGAGAATATGGAGAGGCAGTGCTGAAACTTTTGGAGAACCATGTAGAGTCAGATCCAAAGCTTCAGAAAGCTCCTGTTAATTATGAAGGG GTTCGAGTTTCTGGTTTAGGTGGGTGGTTCCTTCTAAGACTCTCACTTCATGATCCTGTTCTTCCCCTTAACATTGAG GCATCTAGCCATGAAGATGCGGTGAAGCTTGGACTTGCTGTGGCTTCCGCTGTCAAGATGTACCCTGCTTTGGATACTTCTGCCTTGGATAAATTTCTCCAAACATCATAA
- the LOC7468417 gene encoding uncharacterized protein LOC7468417 isoform X2, producing the protein MVCSRLSFFPAASSTTAVPYLDKVDFMKLQNGSDIRGVAVPGVEGEPVTLTEPVTEAIAAAFSAWLSEKKKVDASKPLKVSVGHDSRISAQVLQDAVTRGVASAGLDVVQYGLASTPAMFNSTLTEDEAFLCPVDGAIMITASHLPYNRNGFKFFTNAGGLGKADIKNILERAVDIYNSFTDEGLMKSKRKASEFLKRVDYMTLYTSDLVKAVRKAAGNIEKPLEGFHIVVDAGNGAGGFFAEKVLQPLGAITSGSQFLEPDGMFPNHIPNPEDKTAMKAITQAVLENKADLGIIFDTDVDRSAVVDSTAREFNRNRLIALMSAIVLEEHPGTTIVTDSVTSDGLTTFIENKLGGKHHRFKRGYKNVIDEAVRLNSVGEESHLAIETSGHGALKENHWLDDGAYLMVKVLNKLASARASGIAGGSKVLTDLVEGLQEPRVAVELRLKIDQNHPDLKGGSFREYGEAVLKLLENHVESDPKLQKAPVNYEGVRVSGLGGWFLLRLSLHDPVLPLNIEASSHEDAVKLGLAVASAVKMYPALDTSALDKFLQTS; encoded by the exons ATGGTCTGTTCTAGACTCTCATTTTTTCCAG CTGCTTCATCTACGACCGCGGTGCCATATCTCGATAAGGTTGATTTTATGAAGCTTCAAAATGGCAG TGATATTCGAGGTGTGGCTGTTCCTGGGGTCGAGGGAGAACCTGTTACCCTCACTGAACCAGTTACGGAAGCAATAGCAGCAGCCTTTTCTGCCTGGTTatcggaaaagaaaaaagttgatgCATCCAAACCTCTGAAGGTGTCTGTAGGTCACGATTCCCGCATATCTGCACAGGTGTTGCAG GATGCGGTTACTCGAGGTGTTGCCAGCGCAGGCCTGGATGTTGTTCAATATGG ATTGGCATCCACCCCTGCAATGTTTAATAGCACACTAACCGAAGATGAGGCATTTTTATGTCCAGTTGATGGGGCTATAATGATAACAG CTAGTCATCTTCCTTACAACAGGAACGGGTTCAAATTCTTCACAAATGCTGGAGGGCTTGGGAAGGCTgacattaaaaacattttagagCGCGCTGTGGACATATATAATAGTTTTACAGATGAAGGTTTAATGAAATCAAAAAGGAAAGCTTCTGAATTCTTAAAAAGAGTTGATTACATGACTCTGTATACATCTGATCTTGTAAAGGCAGTCCGTAAAGCTGCAGGAAATATAG AGAAGCCACTGGAGGGATTCCATATTGTTGTTGATGCGGGAAATGGAGCAGGAGGATTTTTTGCT GAAAAAGTTCTTCAGCCTTTGGGAGCTATCACTTCTGGCAGCCAGTTCTTGGAACCAGATG GTATGTTTCCAAATCATATCCCTAATCCAGAGGACAAGACAGCAATGAAAGCTATCACCCAGGCAGTCCTTGAGAACAAGGCTGATTTGGGGATCATATTTGATACTGATGTTGACAG ATCTGCTGTTGTGGATTCCACTGCTCGTGAGTTCAACCGGAATCGGCTGATTGCCTTGATGTCTGCCATTGTTCTAGAGGAA CATCCAGGAACAACTATTGTTACAGACAGTGTGACTTCCGATGGCCTTACTacatttattgaaaataaacttG GGGGAAAGCACCATCGATTCAAAAGAGGCTATAAAAATGTCATCGATGAGGCTGTTCGTTTG AACTCTGTTGGTGAGGAATCACATCTGGCTATTGAAACCAGTGGCCATGGAGCTCTCAAGGAAAACCACTGGCTTGATGATGGAGCATACCTCATG GTTAAAGTTCTAAATAAACTGGCTTCAGCCAGAGCTTCTGGTATTGCTGGAGGCAGCAAAGTTTTGACTGACCTGGTAGAGGGTCTGCAGGAACCAAGAGTTGCTGTGGAATTGAGACTGAAAATCGATCAGAATCATCCAGATCTTAAAGGAGG ATCTTTCCGAGAATATGGAGAGGCAGTGCTGAAACTTTTGGAGAACCATGTAGAGTCAGATCCAAAGCTTCAGAAAGCTCCTGTTAATTATGAAGGG GTTCGAGTTTCTGGTTTAGGTGGGTGGTTCCTTCTAAGACTCTCACTTCATGATCCTGTTCTTCCCCTTAACATTGAG GCATCTAGCCATGAAGATGCGGTGAAGCTTGGACTTGCTGTGGCTTCCGCTGTCAAGATGTACCCTGCTTTGGATACTTCTGCCTTGGATAAATTTCTCCAAACATCATAA
- the LOC7458663 gene encoding ubiquitin-like protein 5, giving the protein MLEVVLNDRLGKKVRVKCNDDDTIGDLKKLVAAQTGTRAEKIRIQKWYTIYKDHITLRDYEIHDGMGLELYYN; this is encoded by the coding sequence ATGTTGGAGGTGGTGTTGAACGACCGTTTGGGAAAGAAAGTGAGAGTGAAGTGCAACGACGACGACACCATCGGTGACCTCAAGAAGCTCGTGGCGGCACAGACCGGTACCCGGGCTGAGAAGATCCGGATCCAGAAGTGGTACACCATTTACAAAGACCATATTACCCTCAGGGATTACGAGATTCATGATGGCATGGGCCTCGAGCTCTACTACAACTAA